A window of the Henningerozyma blattae CBS 6284 chromosome 10, complete genome genome harbors these coding sequences:
- the TBLA0J00430 gene encoding uncharacterized protein, translated as MFKAVNVQQTANVVKASRTLELAFRSKATDYLTKKFFDVPVQEKYSRQRIDAMIHYFTAVNYDYGAHIMEANDLIGVMIYTAPGKHLPVKLTSDLKFNKQYLEKINLRKKEIIPKEIDYYYLFMIGKNPENPNVKGSTRALINDLKNRANNDNCAIVLEAISEQAKEVYRYFGFKTYLTYNYGVGEVNSKGELDSQGCGLTAHLMAYHKDGDKILRN; from the coding sequence ATGTTTAAAGCAGTTAATGTGCAACAAACTGCCAATGTAGTTAAGGCATCTCGTACTTTAGAACTTGCCTTTCGTTCGAAAGCTACAGATTATCTTACCAAAAAATTCTTCGACGTTCCAGTTCAGGAAAAATATTCTAGACAAAGAATTGATGCTATGATCCACTATTTTACAGCTGTTAATTACGATTATGGGGCTCATATAATGGAAGCTAATGATTTGATTGGCGTTATGATATATACTGCTCCAGGGAAACATTTACCTGTAAAGTTAACATCAGATCTTAAGTTCAATAAGcaatatttagaaaaaattaatcttcgcaaaaaagaaattatacctaaagaaattgattattattatttatttatgaTCGGTAAGAATCCTGAAAATCCAAACGTCAAAGGGTCTACTAGGGCACTTATAAATGACTTAAAAAATCGTGCTAATAACGATAATTGTGCAATAGTACTGGAAGCTATATCTGAACAAGCAAAAGAAGTGTACAGATATTTCGGTTTTAAGACATATTTAACCTATAATTATGGTGTTGGCGAAGTTAATAGCAAAGGTGAACTAGACTCTCAAGGATGCGGGTTGACTGCACATTTGATGGCTTACCATAAAGATGGTGACAAGATTCTAAGAAATTAa
- the RPL5 gene encoding 60S ribosomal protein uL18 (similar to Saccharomyces cerevisiae RPL5 (YPL131W); ancestral locus Anc_8.639) — MAFQLNLKTSAYSSRFQTPFRRRREGKTDYYQRKRLVAQHKAKYNTPKYRLVVRFTNKDIICQIISSTITGDIVLAAAYSHELPRYGITHGLTNWSAAYATGLLIARRTLAKLGLDETYKGVEEVEGEYELTEAVEDGPRPFKVFLDIGLQRTTTGARVFGALKGASDGGLYVPHSENRFPGWDFESEELDPELLRSYIFGGHVSQYMEELADDDEERFSELFKGYIADDIDADSVEDIYMAAHEAIRADPTFKPTEKKFTKEQYAAESKKYKQVKLTKEQRKERIASKIQALAGAQ; from the coding sequence ATGGCTTTCCAATTAAACTTAAAGACCTCTGCTTACTCTTCTCGTTTCCAAACTCCTttcagaagaagaagagaaGGTAAGACCGATTACTACCAAAGAAAGAGATTAGTCGCTCAACACAAGGCTAAATACAACACTCCAAAATACAGATTGGTTGTTAGATTCACCAACAAGGACATTATCTGTCAAATCATCTCTTCTACCATCACTGGTGATATTGTCTTGGCTGCTGCTTACTCACACGAATTACCAAGATACGGTATCACCCACGGTTTAACTAACTGGTCTGCTGCTTACGCTACTGGTTTATTGATCGCCAGAAGAACTTTAGCCAAGTTAGGTTTGGATGAAACTTACAAGGGTGTCGAAGAAGTCGAAGGTGAATACGAATTGACCGAAGCTGTTGAAGATGGCCCAAGACCATTCAAGGTTTTCTTAGATATCGGTTTACAAAGAACTACCACTGGTGCTAGAGTCTTCGGTGCCTTAAAGGGTGCTTCCGATGGTGGTTTATACGTTCCACACTCTGAAAACAGATTCCCAGGTTGGGATTTCGAATCCGAAGAATTAGACCCAGAATTATTGAGATCTTACATCTTCGGTGGTCACGTCTCCCAATACATGGAAGAATTAGccgatgatgatgaagaaagaTTCTCTGAATTATTCAAGGGTTACATTGCTGACGACATTGATGCTGATTCTGTTGAAGACATCTACATGGCTGCTCACGAAGCTATCAGAGCTGACCCAACCTTCAAGCCAACTGAAAAGAAATTCACCAAGGAACAATACGCTGCTGAATCTAAGAAATACAAGCAAGTTAAATTGACCAAGgaacaaagaaaagaaagaattGCTTCCAAGATCCAAGCTTTGGCTGGTGCTCAATAA
- the RFC1 gene encoding replication factor C subunit 1 (similar to Saccharomyces cerevisiae RFC1 (YOR217W); ancestral locus Anc_8.637) gives MVGIDEFFKSNKRNSSLATKNNSSSSNSQSGSRSTTTRNSKNQTGKKSVEIIDLDDLDDDLEKLASKPPSSTSSSRRSTKRSSESIEIEDSTPKKAKKAAVIPKPAGSAIRKSTRSTTASNEIPIKTTGKVKKETSVTTSSSPNSSGITAQDVLSKIPSVDLDTVHVKENISFDFKGNSNTEDVDMSEASDLGLPEGKPNCLLGLTMVFTGQLPTIERGVAENLAKRYGARVTKSISGKTSVVVLGDEAGPKKLEKIKQLGIKAIDEDGLKQLISGMPGGGGSGVEAEKARLKQEAEELKVMKEVEEIAKKEKEAEIKKSKLKASNNDAPHKVDVREQDKLWTVKYAPTNISQICGNKTVVKRLTTWLANWDDNKKKGFKVVGKDGNGIYRAAMLHGPPGIGKTTAAHLVAKDLGYDILEQNASDVRSKSLLNAGVKNALDNMSVVGFFKTHENKDHDITGNAKKFLIIMDEVDGMSGGDRGGVGQLAQFCRKTETPMILICNERNLPKMRPFDRVCLDLPFRRPDANSIKSRLMTIAVREGFKLDPNIIDRLVQATRADIRQIINLLSTVSKTTKSINHENILTISKEWEKQIALKPFDITSKLLSGSIYTELGSKTFTLNDKMGLYFDDFDFTPLMIQENYLSTRPSVLPRGQSHLEAVANAANSISEGDLVERKIRSNEQLWSLLPLHAVMSSVRPSSMVAGQMAGRINFTTWLGQNSKMNKYLRILQELQYHTRLSTSSDKTSFRLEYMPLLRRRLLKPLLDNGSDGIDEIIELMDKYYLTKEDWDYIMEFNNTEITQLKKIPSSVKSSFTRKYNSMTHPVAIYRAGMSIGNSNGGSKAKPDFEDVVDADDEEVKEEVKEDEDTIDLKKDKLIKAKARPTKRKSTKTTTAKGRVTKKVKK, from the coding sequence ATGGTAGGTATcgatgaattttttaaatccaataaaagaaattcaagTTTAGCTACCAAAAACAATTCTAGTTCATCTAATTCACAATCTGGATCAAGGTCTACAACCACCAGAAATAGTAAAAATCAGACAGGCAAAAAGTCTGTTGAAATCATTGATTTAGATGATttagatgatgatttaGAGAAATTAGCTTCAAAACCTCCTTCTTCAACATCATCGAGCAGACGCTCAACTAAAAGATCATCTGAAAGTATTGAGATCGAAGATTCAACACCAAAGAAAGCTAAAAAGGCAGCAGTTATTCCTAAGCCAGCAGGCTCAGCTATTAGAAAGTCTACAAGGTCAACTACGGCATCGAATGAAATTCCAATAAAAACTACTGGAAAGGTTAAGAAGGAGACATCAGTCACAACTTCATCATCACCAAATAGTTCTGGCATTACAGCTCAGGATGTTCTCAGTAAAATACCTTCTGTTGACTTAGACACTGTACATGTTAAGGAgaatatttcatttgacTTCAAAGGAAACAGCAATACTGAAGACGTAGACATGTCAGAAGCTTCTGATCTGGGGCTTCCTGAGGGGAAGCCAAATTGTTTATTAGGGCTTACTATGGTATTCACAGGCCAGCTACCGACCATTGAAAGAGGAGTAGCTGAAAATTTAGCAAAACGTTATGGTGCAAGAGTCACAAAATCTATCTCTGGTAAAACATCTGTTGTAGTTCTTGGTGATGAGGCAGGTCCAAAAAAgctagaaaaaattaagcaATTAGGTATCAAGGcaattgatgaagatggATTAAAGCAATTGATATCTGGAATGCCAGGTGGAGGTGGATCTGGTGTAGAAGCTGAAAAGGCAAGATTGAAACAAGAAGCTGAAGAACTAAAAGTAATGAAAGAAGTGGAAGAAATTGCAAAGAAGGAAAAAGAGGCAGAGATTAAGAAATCAAAGTTAAAAGcttctaataatgatgcGCCGCATAAGGTTGACGTTAGAGAACAAGATAAATTATGGACAGTTAAATATGCACCTACAAATATCTCTCAAATTTGTGGTAATAAGACCGTTGTTAAAAGATTAACGACTTGGTTAGCAAATTGGGATGATAACAAGAAAAAAGGTTTTAAAGTTGTTGGTAAAGATGGTAATGGTATATATAGAGCAGCTATGTTACATGGACCACCTGGGATTGGTAAGACTACTGCTGCACACCTTGTTGCAAAGGACCTTGGATACGATATTCTTGAACAAAATGCCTCAGATGTTAGATCAAAATCACTATTGAATGCTGGTGTCAAGAATGCCCTAGACAATATGTCCGTTGTTGGTTTCTTTAAAACACATGAAAACAAAGATCATGATATTACCGGTAATGctaaaaaattcttaattATTATGGATGAAGTTGATGGGATGAGTGGTGGTGATCGTGGTGGTGTTGGTCAATTAGCTCAGTTTTGCCGTAAGACTGAAACACcaatgattttgatttgcAATGAACGTAATTTACCCAAAATGAGACCATTTGATCGAGTATGCCTAGATCTACCATTTAGGAGGCCAGATGCTAACAGTATCAAATCAAGACTAATGACAATTGCTGTAAGAGAAGGTTTTAAATTAGATCCAAATATCATTGATAGATTAGTTCAGGCCACAAGGGCAGATATTAgacaaattattaatttattgtCAACAGTGTCAAAAACtacaaaatcaattaacCATGAGAATATTCTTACAATTTCAAAGGAATGGGAAAAACAAATTGCATTAAAACCATTTGATATAACAAGTAAATTATTAAGCGGAAGCATATACACGGAATTGGGTTCTAAAACCTTTAcattaaatgataagaTGGGGTTATATtttgatgattttgattttacaCCATTGATGATCCAGGAAAATTATTTGTCGACACGGCCAAGTGTCTTGCCACGAGGTCAATCGCATTTAGAAGCAGTAGCAAATGCCGCTAATAGCATCTCTGAAGGTGATTTGgtagaaagaaaaattcgTAGTAATGAACAACTATGGAGTCTTTTGCCATTACATGCAGTTATGTCTTCTGTTCGTCCATCGTCAATGGTTGCAGGTCAAATGGCTGgtagaattaattttactaCATGGTTAGGTCAAAACTccaaaatgaataaatatttgagaATTTTACAAGAGTTACAATATCATACAAGATTAAGTACTTCCAGTGATAAGACAAGTTTTAGATTAGAATATATGCCATTGTTAAGAAGGAGATTATTAAAGCCTCTTTTGGATAATGGATCAGATGgtattgatgaaattattgagTTAATggataaatattatttaactaAAGAAGATTGGGATTATATTAtggaatttaataatactgaAATCACCCAACTAAAGAAAATACCATCATCTGTAAAAAGTAGCTttacaagaaaatataatagtaTGACGCATCCAGTTGCTATTTATAGAGCAGGTATGAGTATAGGAAATAGTAATGGTGGATCCAAAGCTAAACCTGATTTCGAAGATGTAGTTGATGCTGATGATGAAGAGGTTAAAGAAGAAGTAAAAGAAGATGAGGATACTATTGatttaaagaaagataAACTAATTAAAGCTAAAGCCAGGCCAACCAAGAGAAAATCAACTAAGACAACAACAGCAAAGGGCCGTGTAACCaagaaagttaaaaaataa
- the RUD3 gene encoding Rud3p (similar to Saccharomyces cerevisiae RUD3 (YOR216C); ancestral locus Anc_8.636), giving the protein MNTAVNINSGQKTDEEQVNKDSEGEIEDSSNPAENNITAETGLKVVTDTIIHDNALMKEKDEEILHLRDELEQLKVRLDAATKNKNNADDESNTTPDNKDSNLEELSKLREERDHFESQYTTLLSRLSSMKDVFNKMKQSQHELETVQEQLSEYEQQNLRLKKRVDALTYENASLEKTVVSLNTEFDDLNKDIRQKEKQSIKFEFEKEQFDKNVHKMKIEHEKQIEQYERKQNELKKENSQLNSKIEELEVLLNEKSQDLTTLKEEKLYVESNFNALENEKVTLIETIKNLEEEIDTIEDKNKNELNQKTMEVNALRSQLDISTESNQESKLQIESLNDKISKLNDEISQTSRILEESQDRAAQIQKLRHESIILNEHLTKALTMLKQNSESDNVDKELISNLLISFVSIPRGDNRKFEVLQLISNFLNWDDDKRQQAGLIHGPSKDSSGKRKPVSKTESFVSMWTDFLERESEK; this is encoded by the coding sequence ATGAATACAGCAGTGAATATCAATTCGGGCCAGAAAACTGATGAAGAACAAGTAAATAAAGATTCTGAAGGCGAAATAGAAGATAGTTCCAATCCAGCAGAGAACAATATTACAGCTGAGACAGGTCTTAAAGTCGTAACTGACACTATTATTCATGATAATGCTTTAATGAAAGagaaagatgaagaaattttgCATCTTCGAGATGAACTTGAGCAGTTGAAGGTTAGATTAGATGCAGCTAccaaaaataagaataatgcTGACGATGAAAGTAATACTACACCAGATAATAAGGATAGTAATTTGGAAGAGCTTTCAAAGTTAAGGGAAGAGCGTGACCATTTTGAATCTCAATATACTACTCTTCTGAGTAGACTATCTTCCATGAAAGatgtatttaataaaatgaagCAATCCCAACATGAGCTAGAAACTGTTCAAGAACAATTGAGTGAGTATGAACAACAGAATTTACGATTGAAAAAAAGGGTAGATGCTTTAACGTATGAAAATGCATCATTGGAAAAAACGGTTGTTAGTTTAAATACTGAGtttgatgatttaaataaagatataagACAAAAGGAAAAGCAGTccattaaatttgaatttgaaaaggAACAATTCGATAAAAACGTTCATAAGATGAAAATTGAGCATGAAAAGCAAATCGAACAATATGAAAGAAAACAGAATGAGTTAAAGAAGGAAAATTCACAATTAAATTCCAagattgaagaattagaggtccttttaaatgaaaaatcaCAAGACTTAACAAcattaaaagaagaaaagcTCTATGTagaatcaaattttaatgcGTTAGAGAATGAAAAGGTTACATTAATTGAgacaattaaaaatttggaaGAAGAAATCGACAcaattgaagataaaaataaaaatgaattaaatcaaaaaacaATGGAAGTCAATGCTCTAAGATCTCAACTAGATATTTCCACAGAATCTAATCAAGAGAGTAAATTACAAATCGAGTCTTTGAATGACAAAATATCCAAATTGAACGACGAAATATCTCAAACTTCAAGAATCTTGGAAGAATCCCAAGATCGCGCTGctcaaattcaaaagttACGCCATGaatctattattttaaatgagCATCTAACAAAAGCTTTGACGATGTTGAAACAAAATAGTGAATCTGACAATgttgataaagaattaatatcaaatctattaatttcCTTCGTTTCAATACCACGTGGTGATAATAGGAAGTTTGAAGtattacaattaatttctaattttctAAACTGGGATGACGACAAGAGACAACAAGCGGGTTTAATCCATGGACCATCAAAAGATAGTAGTGGTAAGAGAAAGCCAGTCTCTAAAACTGAGAGCTTTGTTTCAATGTGGACCGATTTCTTAGAACGtgaaagtgaaaaataa
- the DSC3 gene encoding Dsc3p (similar to Saccharomyces cerevisiae YOR223W; ancestral locus Anc_8.645) has product MVQQIVIRFSDDHISDLVLDVTNINFNIINTKWLRRICRDRRPDVTKNRRLRFIRAGGLLNSNSDLSRQLTSFFNTTRSNSQDQNQPSNTNNGNIPDESLLGERATSSTEEQFFIHCTVGAEPLSASELENEDTLDDAGPSSDGITTQAVGFDRLQSLGFSEEEIELIRNQFRETYGDLEDNANHNEGNNSQGNGNRETDIRQLEEQWMNQGTSNGTDAMGNPINTEDDRFNSVPIANYKQNRDLLIGLCIGLSLGLFALLLLRYEGLFNTRQKMAIWAGVIGNIVFSFARGF; this is encoded by the coding sequence ATGGTACAGCAAATAGTAATCCGGTTTTCAGATGATCATATAAGTGATTTAGTGTTGGATGTgacaaatattaattttaatataataaatacaaaatgGCTAAGAAGAATATGTAGAGATAGACGGCCTGATGTTACAAAGAATAGAAGACTGCGGTTTATAAGGGCTGGTGGGTTATTGAATTCGAATAGTGATTTAAGTAGACAATTAAcatcatttttcaatactACACGGTCTAATAGCCAAGACCAGAATCAACCTagtaatacaaataatggAAATATACCTGATGAAAGTTTATTGGGCGAACGAGCTACAAGTTCAACTGAAGAGCAATTTTTCATACATTGTACAGTAGGTGCAGAACCTTTGAGCGCGagtgaattagaaaatgagGATACACTAGATGATGCCGGGCCCTCTAGCGATGGTATTACTACACAGGCTGTTGGCTTTGATAGATTACAATCGTTAGGGTtttctgaagaagaaattgaacTGATTAGAAATCAATTTAGAGAAACTTATGGTGATTTAGAAGATAATGCCAATCATAATGAAGGGAATAATTCACAAGGAAATGGGAATAGAGAGACGGATATTAGACAATTAGAAGAACAATGGATGAATCAAGGCACAAGTAATGGCACCGATGCCATGGGTAATCCAATAAATACAGAAGATGATCGATTCAATTCAGTTCCTATTGCTAATTATAAGCAAAATCGAGATCTACTGATTGGTTTGTGTATTGGGTTATCATTAGGGTTATTTGCATTGTTATTACTAAGATATGAAGGGTTGTTCAATACACGTCAGAAAATGGCTATATGGGCTGGTGTGATTGGTAATATTGTATTTAGTTTTGCAAGGGGTTTTTAG
- the RDS2 gene encoding gluconeogenesis transcription factor RDS2 (similar to Saccharomyces cerevisiae RDS2 (YPL133C); ancestral locus Anc_8.642), with the protein MNDTSSITNTGISHKKRKTGKSCIFCRRSHLVCSGQTPCQRCIRRGISHLCTPNDESQITGTVTRNKVHYASKLPTSRKDNKHRTSNSEHSTSDTNGTSNTINSLLQQTPMFISQNVGSEFGSLNEFLGMLDDTLLTYDFYPSQNQLLGPQSELQTQSQTDDVVTPQVSTQTNIEPPVINSQSTAIQNGPLLPPSEELLSNNSNNIINKVEKLPVPSTNVIPIGTPTNRSNSISTAINKNSTDTINAKRTRDHFFLTAADPSFESAPEQRLRLVLEAKHQAGLLQPYDHQLSYKKFLNYLSEDEEALNDEESKNRIIKAINTVKPALQAITESLQPLELLLIEENFERLLMGYDRVFSSMAVPACLWRRTGQIFRANREFATLVGCSVDELRAGSRSIYQLLTLESNVNLWEKYAALSFDSSQKSILTHCNLKVWNSNVKKPCCVTYTIARDSYNMPICIIGNFIPVSDTN; encoded by the coding sequence ATGAATGATACCTCTAGCATCACTAATACTGGCATATCTcataaaaaaaggaaaactGGAAAATCTTGCATCTTTTGTAGGCGATCTCATTTAGTTTGCAGTGGGCAAACACCATGTCAAAGGTGTATAAGGAGAGGGATTTCTCACTTATGTACTCCCAATGATGAATCGCAAATAACTGGTACAGTTACACGAAATAAAGTCCATTATGCAAGTAAACTACCTACTTCAAGAAAGGATAATAAACATAGGACTTCAAATAGTGAACATTCTACAAGTGATACAAATGGTACTTCTAATACCATTAATAGTCTATTACAGCAAACACCTATGTTTATTTCACAAAATGTGGGCTCTGAATTTGGTTCATTGAATGAATTCTTAGGAATGCTAGATGATACTCTGTTAACATATGATTTTTACCCATCACAGAACCAGCTCTTAGGTCCACAATCAGAATTGCAAACTCAATCTCAAACAGATGATGTTGTAACTCCTCAGGTATCTACACAAACAAATATAGAACCACCAGTAATTAACTCACAATCTACTGCAATCCAAAATGGACCACTTCTGCCGCCTtctgaagaattattatcaaataattctaataacattataaataaagttgaaaaattaccaGTACCATCTACAAATGTTATTCCAATAGGTACGCCTACCAATAGATCAAACTCTATATCAACtgcaataaataaaaattctacaGATACGATTAACGCAAAAAGAACCAGAGatcatttctttttgaCTGCTGCAGACCCATCATTTGAATCGGCACCGGAACAAAGATTAAGATTAGTTCTTGAAGCCAAGCATCAAGCGGGCCTTTTACAGCCATACGACCATCAACTCAGCTATAagaaatttcttaattatttgagtgaagatgaagaagcattaaatgatgaagaatctAAAAATCGTATTATCAAGGCTATTAATACAGTGAAACCTGCATTACAAGCTATTACTGAATCATTACAACCGTTAgaactattattaattgaagaGAACTTCGAAAGATTATTAATGGGCTATGATAGagtattttcttcaatggCAGTTCCTGCATGTCTTTGGAGGAGAACAGGTCAGATATTTAGGGCCAATAGAGAATTTGCCACTCTTGTTGGTTGTAGTGTTGATGAATTAAGAGCAGGATCAAGATCAatatatcaattattaacattAGAAAGCAATGTTAATCTATGGGAAAAATATGCAGCTTTATCATTTGACAGTTCGCAAAAGAGCATACTGACCCATTGTAATTTAAAGGTTTGGAATTCTAATGTTAAGAAGCCATGTTGCGTTACTTATACAATCGCTAGAGATTCTTATAATATGCCAATTTGCataattggaaattttattcCAGTTTCTGACACAAATTAA
- the COX11 gene encoding Cox11p (similar to Saccharomyces cerevisiae COX11 (YPL132W); ancestral locus Anc_8.641) encodes MIRNIFSRRITYYLSKVNCKNNTINFKSNKINCRRYSNQSHYRTFEEYQAARAKRQQYRVRTTAFYFSSVAIVGLGISYAAVPLYRAICARTGFGGIPITDKRKFTDDKLIPVDTDKRIRVSFTSEVSKILPWEFTPLQREVYVLPGETALAFYRAKNKSKTDDIIGMATYSITPGGSAPYFNKIQCFCFEEQMLKKGEEVDMPVFFFIDPEFASDPSMRNIDDIILHYTFFKAHYRKGDEGKILYPSSS; translated from the coding sequence atgattagaaatatatttagtaGAAGGATAACGTATTATTTATCGAAAGttaattgtaaaaataatactattaattttaagagtaataaaataaattgccGTCGGTATTCAAACCAAAGCCATTACCGTACGTTTGAAGAATATCAAGCAGCTAGAGCCAAGCGTCAACAATATCGAGTACGTACCACAGCATTTTATTTTAGCAGTGTAGCAATTGTTGGTTTAGGAATTTCGTATGCTGCTGTTCCATTATATAGAGCTATATGTGCCAGAACAGGGTTTGGTGGTATTCCTATAACAGACAAGAGGAAATTTActgatgataaattaattccTGTAGATACTGATAAGAGAATTCGTGTGAGCTTTACCAGTGAAGTTTCAAAGATATTACCTTGGGAATTTACACCTTTACAACGAGAAGTCTATGTATTACCTGGTGAAACTGCACTAGCATTTTATCGTGCCAAGAATAAGAGTAAGACAGATGATATAATAGGGATGGCTACATATAGCATAACCCCTGGTGGTTCAGCAccatattttaataagattCAATGTTTCTGTTTTGAAGAACAAATGCTGAAAAAGGGTGAAGAAGTAGATATGcctgtattttttttcatagaCCCTGAATTTGCAAGTGATCCATCTATGAGAAATATCGATGATATTATCTTACATTATACATTCTTTAAGGCTCACTATAGGAAAGGTGATGAGGGAAAGATATTATACCCAAGTTCAAGTTAG
- the RCN2 gene encoding Rcn2p (similar to Saccharomyces cerevisiae YOR220W; ancestral locus Anc_8.640), with translation MKTQILITDIPQQAFKSDWPSTLYNLLFVDKFPLIKSDLLYYTPLAFMNRIVLIFGNEENTLKIYDFLKNFQSMKNNVNSRNLQEAKIFINEPLITRQRAKSVDDIDPLSNTDPTITHVNPLSNLTAKNDTYSVINTSNIINKDTPVLSVDTDPQSTGIDSHSLNMGSPSLSPDRMALRSPTWLKFDDNDTKLHCYKEPEPNTTTTTTSSTNNSTILHPADDVDPSNAKRRNPSITLKEI, from the coding sequence ATGAAAACTCAAATTCTTATCACAGATATTCCACAGCAAGCCTTCAAATCGGATTGGCCTAGTACATTatataatcttttatttgtGGATAAATTTCCTTTAATCAAATCAGATCTGTTGTATTACACGCCATTGGCATTTATGAATAGAATAGTTTTGATATTTggtaatgaagaaaatacGCTAAAAATCTATGatttcttgaaaaattttcaatctatgaaaaataatgtgAACTCTAGGAATTTACAGGAAGCcaagatatttattaatgagCCATTGATCACCAGACAAAGAGCTAAGTCTGTAGATGATATAGATCCACTATCCAATACAGATCCTACCATTACACATGTTAATCCTTTATCAAATTTGACTGCTAAGAATGATACTTATAGTGTCATAAATACTTccaatataattaataaagatacACCAGTGTTGTCAGTAGATACTGATCCTCAATCTACAGGAATTGATTCGCATAGTCTTAATATGGGGTCGCCTTCATTATCCCCTGACAGAATGGCCTTACGTTCCCCAACATGGTTGAAATTTGATGACAATGATACAAAATTGCATTGCTATAAAGAGCCTGAACCAAATACCACCACAACTACGACTTCTAGTACTAACAATAGCACAATACTACATCCTGCAGATGATGTTGATCCATCTAATGCTAAGAGGAGGAATCCTAGTATTACTTTAAAAGAGATATAA
- the AIM41 gene encoding Aim41p (similar to Saccharomyces cerevisiae YOR215C; ancestral locus Anc_8.635) has product MYNSVLKYSLKTQLRTLQRPMWRYQSSVAYINAMKSLKLGLKKAMIAKDEARKTTIRSILSAVKNEEIDKNEKSDMDEYALFEVYEKLIKQRKVSIEDYKKNKRDDLVEKEATEMSIIEQYLKELPVATEEEIALNAEKLLQGTYKENPKQSLKDIIKTSNIKEISQAWNCSEKAVRAALAKHYKKVFSE; this is encoded by the coding sequence atgtaCAACTCTGTATTAAAATACTCACTTAAAACACAATTAAGGACGCTTCAGCGTCCAATGTGGCGTTATCAAAGTAGTGTGGCATATATTAATGCTATGAAATCATTAAAGCTAGGCTTAAAAAAGGCAATGATAGCTAAAGATGAAGCACGTAAGACTACTATTAGATCAATTTTATCTGCCGTTAAAAATGAGGAAATTGATAAGAATGAGAAATCTGACATGGATGAATATGCACTTTTTGAAGTTTAtgagaaattaataaaacagAGAAAGGTATCGATAGaagattataaaaaaaacaaaaggGATGATTTAGTTGAAAAAGAAGCTACCGAAATGAGTATAATTGAGcaatatttgaaagaattgcCCGTAGCAACAGAAGAAGAGATTGCCTTGAATGCCGAAAAGTTGCTCCAAGGTACTTACAAAGAAAATCCAAAGCAAtcattaaaagatataataaaaactaGTAACATTAAAGAAATCTCTCAGGCTTGGAATTGTTCTGAAAAAGCTGTAAGAGCAGCACTAGCTAAGCACTACAAGAAAGTTTTCTCCGAATAG